The following coding sequences are from one Thermostaphylospora chromogena window:
- the lgt gene encoding prolipoprotein diacylglyceryl transferase — translation MPLASIPSPSEGVWYLGPIPIRAYALCIMLGIVAAVWLGERRWRARGGMPGTIIDLAVWAVPFGLVGGRLYHVITDWQRYFGPDAPGRPIDALFIWNGGLGIWGAIALGAVGVWIGCRRRGISLSAIADTVAPGVVLAQGIGRWGNYFNQELFGAPTDLPWGLEIDPGRPGTVPGEDTYHPTFLYEFIWDVALAFVLIYLGRRYALRHGRLFALYVAGYTFGRFWIEGLRVDPVGAVDHAVTFLGLRINQWTSIVLFIGALVYFYLARNKDTEESLGVEAASGPDDTGEGAEADPAHGGEGADPEEGSAHERPAGGKAEQAEGAGKTEASAARTVGAGGEADPPADPKPDPAHGADQADEEAVLTAGEGETGRG, via the coding sequence ATGCCCCTCGCCTCGATTCCCAGCCCGTCGGAAGGGGTCTGGTACCTCGGCCCCATCCCGATCCGGGCCTATGCGTTGTGCATAATGCTCGGCATTGTCGCCGCGGTGTGGCTCGGCGAACGACGCTGGCGCGCTCGCGGCGGCATGCCGGGCACCATCATCGACCTGGCCGTGTGGGCGGTCCCCTTCGGCCTGGTCGGCGGACGCCTCTACCACGTCATCACCGACTGGCAGCGCTACTTCGGCCCGGACGCGCCGGGCCGTCCCATCGATGCGCTGTTCATCTGGAACGGTGGCCTCGGTATCTGGGGCGCCATCGCGCTCGGCGCCGTGGGCGTGTGGATCGGCTGCCGCAGACGCGGCATCTCGCTCAGCGCCATCGCCGACACCGTCGCCCCGGGCGTCGTCCTCGCCCAGGGCATCGGCCGGTGGGGGAACTACTTCAACCAGGAGCTGTTCGGCGCGCCCACCGACCTGCCGTGGGGGCTGGAGATCGACCCCGGCCGGCCCGGTACCGTGCCCGGTGAGGACACCTATCACCCGACGTTCCTGTACGAGTTCATCTGGGACGTCGCCCTGGCGTTCGTCCTGATCTACCTCGGCCGCAGGTACGCGCTGCGGCACGGCAGGCTGTTCGCGCTCTACGTCGCCGGTTACACCTTCGGCCGGTTCTGGATCGAAGGGCTGCGCGTCGACCCGGTCGGCGCGGTCGACCACGCCGTGACCTTCCTCGGCCTGCGCATCAACCAGTGGACGTCGATCGTCTTGTTCATCGGCGCCCTGGTCTACTTCTACCTGGCCAGGAACAAGGACACCGAGGAGTCCCTCGGCGTGGAGGCCGCCTCGGGCCCCGACGACACGGGCGAGGGCGCCGAGGCCGACCCCGCGCACGGCGGTGAGGGGGCCGACCCCGAGGAGGGGAGCGCCCACGAGCGGCCCGCAGGCGGAAAGGCCGAGCAGGCCGAGGGCGCGGGGAAGACCGAAGCGTCGGCCGCCCGCACCGTCGGCGCCGGCGGCGAGGCCGACCCTCCCGCCGATCCGAAACCCGACCCCGCGCACGGCGCCGACCAGGCCGACGAGGAGGCCGTGCTCACAGCCGGTGAGGGCGAGACCGGCAGGGGGTGA
- the trpC gene encoding indole-3-glycerol phosphate synthase TrpC codes for MTVLDEILDGVRADLADRQAAVPLEELKRRAERAPAPRDAYAALGGDRVSVIAEVKRSSPSKGPLAAIADPAALAADYEEGGAHVISVLTERRRFAGSLEDLAAVRAAVDVPILRKDFIVSSYQLWEARAYAADLVLLIVAALEQNALVSLIERAESIGLTPLVEVHTEEEVERAVDAGAKIIGVNARNLKTLEVDRDVFAKLAPKIPDGVIKVAESGIRGPHDLLAYARAGADAVLVGESLVTGRDPKAAVIDLVTAGAHPATRLDATRSDHGSEGYQ; via the coding sequence ATGACAGTGCTCGACGAGATCCTGGACGGCGTCCGCGCCGACCTCGCCGACCGGCAGGCAGCCGTCCCGTTGGAGGAGCTGAAACGGCGGGCGGAGCGCGCCCCCGCCCCGCGCGACGCCTACGCGGCGCTCGGCGGGGACAGGGTGTCGGTCATCGCCGAGGTGAAACGGTCGAGCCCCTCCAAGGGCCCGCTCGCGGCCATCGCCGACCCAGCGGCGCTCGCCGCCGACTACGAGGAGGGCGGCGCCCACGTCATCAGCGTGCTGACCGAAAGGCGCCGCTTCGCCGGCAGCCTGGAGGACCTCGCGGCCGTACGCGCCGCGGTCGACGTCCCCATCCTGCGCAAGGACTTCATCGTCAGCTCCTACCAGCTGTGGGAGGCCAGGGCCTACGCCGCCGACCTCGTCCTGCTCATCGTCGCCGCCCTGGAGCAGAACGCGTTGGTGTCGCTGATCGAACGGGCGGAATCGATCGGACTGACCCCGCTGGTCGAGGTGCACACCGAGGAGGAGGTCGAGCGGGCCGTCGACGCCGGAGCCAAGATCATCGGCGTCAACGCGCGCAACCTCAAGACCCTCGAGGTGGACCGCGACGTCTTCGCCAAGCTCGCGCCGAAGATCCCGGACGGCGTCATCAAGGTCGCCGAGTCCGGCATCCGAGGCCCCCACGACCTGCTCGCCTACGCCAGGGCGGGAGCCGACGCGGTGCTCGTGGGCGAGAGCCTGGTGACCGGGCGGGACCCCAAGGCCGCCGTCATCGACCTGGTGACCGCCGGCGCGCATCCCGCCACCCGACTCGACGCCACGCGCTCCGACCACGGATCGGAGGGATACCAGTGA
- a CDS encoding DsbA family protein has protein sequence MGKAARNTAVRERVRAQREAEKRREKIRRIVTTVTVAVVAVAAIAAGWWYSAQQGRSETATENLAPISRQSDGSIVMAKAGVESPVLEIYEDFQCPACKLLEETSGPTIKNLAAEGRVKVVFHTVTIFGQDPTRANSVRAAAAARCVPEDKWMAYHDKLFEEQPSETVEGFKVDDLVGWGEDVGVSDPAFEKCVTSQQHAQAHTDNSDKVLKAENIQGTPTVRLNGTDLGDTAFSPAQLREAVLQAAK, from the coding sequence ATGGGCAAGGCCGCGCGCAATACCGCGGTGCGCGAGCGCGTCAGGGCTCAGCGTGAGGCGGAGAAGAGACGAGAGAAGATACGGCGCATCGTCACCACGGTGACGGTGGCGGTCGTCGCGGTGGCCGCGATCGCGGCCGGCTGGTGGTACTCCGCCCAGCAGGGCCGCTCGGAGACGGCGACCGAGAACCTGGCGCCGATAAGCAGGCAGAGCGACGGTTCGATCGTCATGGCCAAGGCGGGTGTCGAGTCGCCGGTCCTGGAGATCTACGAGGACTTCCAGTGTCCGGCGTGCAAGCTGCTGGAGGAGACCAGCGGCCCGACGATCAAGAACCTCGCGGCGGAGGGCCGGGTCAAGGTCGTCTTCCACACCGTCACGATCTTCGGGCAGGACCCCACGCGGGCCAACTCCGTGCGCGCCGCGGCCGCCGCCCGGTGCGTGCCGGAGGACAAGTGGATGGCCTACCACGACAAGCTGTTCGAGGAGCAGCCCTCCGAGACCGTCGAGGGCTTCAAGGTCGACGACCTCGTCGGCTGGGGTGAGGACGTCGGCGTCAGCGACCCGGCGTTCGAGAAGTGCGTGACCTCCCAGCAGCACGCGCAGGCCCACACGGACAACAGCGATAAGGTCCTGAAGGCGGAGAACATCCAGGGCACGCCCACCGTGCGGCTGAACGGCACCGACCTGGGCGACACGGCGTTCTCCCCGGCTCAGCTCCGCGAAGCCGTGCTACAGGCCGCCAAGTAG
- a CDS encoding VIT1/CCC1 transporter family protein: MGQPRRRAEIHHEHRDVSGGWLRPTVFGAMDGLVSNFALVAGVAGGTSDTKVIVLTGLAGLAAGAFSMAGGEYVSVASQRELALAEIAVEKRELERNPEQEELELAEFYETRGVSPEIAAEVARQISRHPQRALQAHVRAELGVDPDKLPSPKLAALSSFLSFGVGALLPVLPYLFGATVLWISAGVSLVALFGAGALVSLVTARSWWYSGVRQLVVGGAAAGLTYALGSAIGAGA, translated from the coding sequence GTGGGGCAGCCGCGAAGGCGCGCCGAGATCCACCATGAGCACCGCGACGTCAGCGGCGGCTGGCTGCGCCCGACGGTCTTCGGCGCGATGGACGGCCTGGTCTCCAACTTCGCGCTGGTCGCCGGCGTCGCGGGCGGCACCTCCGACACCAAGGTGATCGTGCTGACGGGGCTGGCCGGCCTGGCGGCGGGGGCGTTCTCGATGGCCGGTGGCGAGTACGTGTCGGTGGCCAGCCAGCGCGAGCTGGCCCTGGCCGAGATCGCCGTGGAGAAACGCGAGCTGGAACGCAACCCGGAGCAGGAGGAACTGGAGCTGGCCGAGTTCTACGAGACGCGTGGCGTCTCCCCGGAGATCGCCGCCGAGGTGGCCCGGCAGATCTCCCGGCATCCCCAGCGCGCGCTGCAGGCGCACGTGCGCGCCGAGCTGGGCGTCGACCCCGACAAACTGCCCTCGCCGAAGCTGGCCGCGCTGTCTTCGTTCCTGTCCTTCGGCGTCGGCGCGCTCCTGCCCGTCCTGCCCTACCTGTTCGGCGCCACCGTCCTGTGGATCTCCGCCGGGGTCTCCCTGGTGGCGTTGTTCGGCGCGGGAGCCCTGGTGTCCCTGGTCACCGCACGCAGCTGGTGGTACTCCGGGGTGCGTCAGCTCGTCGTGGGCGGGGCCGCCGCCGGGCTCACCTACGCGCTGGGCAGCGCGATCGGAGCGGGCGCGTGA
- the trpA gene encoding tryptophan synthase subunit alpha: MTTLASVFDKARSEGRAALVGYLPAGFPTKDGAVAAATAMVEAGCDVIEIGLPYSDPLMDGPTIQNAVHRALTNGTRIADVLRTVEKVAATGAATLVMTYWNPVDRYGAERFARDLAAAGGAGTITPDLTPEESEPWRAASAAAGIDTVFLVAPSSTDERIRRVVECCTGFVYAASLMGVTGARETVSAAAEGLVKRTRKHTGLPVCVGLGVGTGAQAAEVAGYADGVIVGSAFIRRLLDAPSEAEGLRAVGELAAELAAGVRA; encoded by the coding sequence ATGACGACACTTGCATCGGTGTTCGACAAGGCGCGCTCGGAGGGGCGGGCCGCCCTCGTCGGATACCTTCCGGCGGGCTTCCCCACCAAGGACGGCGCCGTGGCCGCCGCCACCGCGATGGTCGAAGCCGGCTGCGACGTGATCGAGATCGGCCTGCCGTACTCCGACCCGCTCATGGACGGGCCGACGATCCAGAACGCCGTGCACCGCGCCCTCACCAACGGCACCCGCATCGCCGACGTGCTGCGCACCGTCGAGAAGGTGGCCGCGACCGGCGCGGCCACGCTGGTCATGACCTACTGGAACCCCGTCGACCGCTACGGCGCCGAGCGCTTCGCCCGCGATCTCGCCGCGGCCGGCGGCGCGGGGACGATCACACCCGATCTCACCCCCGAGGAGTCGGAGCCGTGGCGCGCGGCCTCCGCCGCCGCCGGGATCGACACGGTCTTCCTCGTCGCTCCCAGCTCCACCGACGAGCGCATCAGGCGCGTCGTGGAGTGCTGCACCGGCTTCGTCTACGCCGCCTCCCTGATGGGCGTCACCGGCGCCCGCGAGACCGTCAGCGCCGCCGCCGAGGGCCTGGTCAAGCGCACCCGCAAGCACACCGGCCTGCCCGTGTGCGTCGGGCTGGGCGTCGGCACCGGCGCCCAGGCGGCCGAGGTGGCCGGCTACGCCGACGGCGTCATCGTGGGCTCGGCCTTCATCCGCCGCCTGCTCGACGCCCCCTCCGAGGCGGAGGGCCTGCGCGCGGTCGGTGAGCTGGCTGCGGAGCTGGCCGCGGGAGTCCGTGCCTGA
- the trpB gene encoding tryptophan synthase subunit beta, which yields MTSQAHLTAADLAGGGARGAGPDADGKFGLYGGRFVPEALIPALDEVAREYGEAKKDPRFLAEFDRLLRTYAGRPTTLTDVPRFSEHAGGARIVLKREDLNHTGAHKINNVLGQLLLTKRLGKTRVIAETGAGQHGVATATGAALMGLECTVYMGAVDCERQALNVARMKLLGATVVPVHNGSKTLRDAINEAFRDWVANVDHTHYVFGTVAGPHPFPEIVRDFASVIGVEARRQIQELTGGLPDAVCAAVGGGSNAMGIFHAFLDDEGVQLHGYEAGGHGLESGEHALTLTAGSVGVLHGARTYVLQDDEGQTIESHSISAGLDYPGVGPEHAWLKDTGRAVYHGITDDEAMEAFSLLARTEGIVPALESSHALAGALKLGRELGPQAVILVNLSGRGDKDMGTAMKYFNL from the coding sequence GTGACATCCCAGGCCCACCTCACCGCCGCCGACCTCGCGGGCGGCGGAGCACGCGGCGCCGGCCCCGACGCCGACGGCAAGTTCGGCCTGTACGGCGGGCGTTTCGTCCCCGAGGCGCTCATCCCCGCGCTGGACGAGGTCGCCAGGGAGTACGGCGAGGCCAAGAAGGACCCGCGGTTCCTTGCCGAGTTCGACCGCCTCCTGCGCACCTACGCCGGCCGCCCCACCACGCTCACCGACGTGCCGCGCTTCTCCGAGCACGCCGGAGGCGCCCGCATCGTGCTCAAGCGCGAAGACCTCAACCACACCGGCGCTCACAAGATCAACAATGTGCTCGGTCAGCTCCTGCTCACCAAGCGCCTGGGCAAGACCCGCGTGATCGCCGAGACCGGCGCGGGCCAGCACGGCGTCGCCACCGCCACCGGCGCCGCCCTCATGGGCCTGGAGTGCACCGTCTACATGGGCGCCGTCGACTGCGAGCGGCAGGCGCTCAACGTCGCCCGGATGAAGCTGCTCGGCGCGACGGTCGTCCCCGTGCACAACGGCAGCAAGACGCTCAGGGACGCGATCAACGAGGCGTTCCGCGACTGGGTGGCCAACGTCGACCACACCCACTACGTGTTCGGCACCGTGGCGGGTCCCCACCCCTTCCCGGAGATCGTCCGCGACTTCGCCAGCGTCATCGGCGTCGAGGCCCGCCGGCAGATCCAGGAGCTGACCGGCGGACTGCCCGACGCGGTGTGCGCGGCCGTCGGCGGCGGTTCCAACGCGATGGGCATCTTCCACGCCTTCCTCGACGACGAGGGCGTGCAGCTGCACGGCTACGAGGCGGGGGGGCACGGCCTGGAGTCCGGCGAGCACGCGCTCACCCTCACCGCGGGCTCGGTCGGCGTGCTGCACGGCGCGCGTACATACGTGTTGCAGGACGACGAGGGTCAGACCATCGAATCCCACTCCATCTCCGCGGGTCTGGACTATCCCGGCGTCGGTCCCGAGCACGCCTGGCTCAAGGACACCGGCCGCGCCGTCTACCACGGCATCACCGACGACGAGGCGATGGAGGCGTTCTCGCTGCTGGCCCGCACCGAGGGCATCGTCCCCGCTCTCGAGTCCTCCCACGCGCTCGCGGGAGCGCTCAAGCTCGGCCGGGAGCTCGGCCCGCAGGCCGTCATCCTGGTGAACCTCTCCGGCCGCGGTGACAAGGACATGGGCACCGCTATGAAGTACTTCAACCTCTGA
- the hisI gene encoding phosphoribosyl-AMP cyclohydrolase, which yields MTLDPAIAARLKRDPQGLVPAVVQQYDTGEVLMVAWMNDEALHRTLTTGRATYWSRSRNELWTKGDTSGNVQLVKSAALDCDGDTILLRVDQVGVACHTGDRTCFDAGELPVSGAR from the coding sequence ATGACCCTGGACCCCGCCATCGCCGCCCGGCTCAAGCGAGACCCGCAAGGGCTCGTGCCCGCCGTCGTCCAGCAGTACGACACGGGCGAGGTGCTGATGGTCGCGTGGATGAACGACGAGGCGCTGCACCGCACCCTCACCACCGGCCGGGCCACCTACTGGTCGCGCAGCAGGAACGAGCTGTGGACCAAGGGCGACACCTCCGGAAACGTGCAGCTGGTCAAGTCGGCGGCGCTCGACTGCGACGGCGACACGATCCTGCTCCGGGTGGACCAGGTCGGCGTGGCCTGCCACACCGGCGACCGCACCTGCTTCGACGCCGGCGAGCTCCCGGTGTCCGGCGCCCGATGA
- a CDS encoding DUF2752 domain-containing protein, producing the protein MVGPDTVDVARSGMARAMLAPLGVAAAAAAVVAFVAVVDPNEPGHYPTCPFLWLTGLYCPGCGTLRAIHALAHGDPLAALGLNPLAVAVTPLLLFWWGRWTLRSWQGRPVRTKLAHPVYIWAFLVLVIVYWIVRNLPFGEFLAP; encoded by the coding sequence ATGGTGGGACCCGACACCGTGGACGTCGCGCGGAGCGGCATGGCCCGGGCCATGCTCGCCCCGCTCGGCGTCGCCGCGGCGGCGGCCGCGGTGGTCGCCTTCGTCGCCGTCGTGGACCCCAACGAGCCGGGGCACTACCCGACCTGTCCTTTCCTGTGGCTGACCGGTCTGTACTGCCCCGGCTGCGGCACGCTGCGCGCCATCCACGCGCTCGCCCACGGCGACCCGCTCGCCGCCCTGGGGCTCAACCCCCTCGCCGTGGCGGTGACGCCGCTTCTGCTCTTCTGGTGGGGCAGGTGGACGCTGCGCTCCTGGCAGGGGAGACCCGTCCGCACCAAACTCGCCCACCCCGTCTACATCTGGGCTTTCCTCGTCCTCGTGATCGTTTATTGGATCGTGAGGAACCTCCCGTTCGGCGAGTTCCTCGCCCCCTGA
- a CDS encoding Trp biosynthesis-associated membrane protein, which produces MIRGPGPWLLACAAGAGAVLFGAGREWASLTEAGRTAATLTGGEVTAAPSPLALAAGAAALAVLASRGAWRRVVAAVLALCGLGAAVAVWAGTTGLTLDAFPARPPGGDLEIVVRWAWPGATAAGGLLLAAAGVVAMVWGGRWRGMSGRYERPGTGGDAAATAGAPRSGREMWDAIDRGVDPTVEEPERSPDTDISRRN; this is translated from the coding sequence ATGATCCGCGGGCCGGGGCCGTGGCTGCTCGCCTGCGCGGCGGGCGCCGGCGCGGTGCTGTTCGGGGCGGGGCGCGAGTGGGCGAGCCTGACCGAGGCCGGACGGACCGCGGCGACGCTGACGGGCGGGGAGGTGACGGCCGCGCCGTCTCCGCTGGCGCTGGCCGCGGGCGCGGCAGCCCTCGCGGTGCTCGCCTCCCGCGGCGCGTGGCGGCGCGTGGTCGCCGCGGTGCTCGCGCTGTGCGGCCTCGGGGCGGCGGTCGCGGTGTGGGCCGGGACGACCGGCCTGACCCTCGACGCGTTCCCGGCGCGTCCGCCCGGCGGGGATCTCGAGATCGTGGTGCGGTGGGCCTGGCCGGGCGCGACCGCGGCCGGGGGACTGCTGCTCGCCGCGGCCGGCGTCGTGGCGATGGTCTGGGGCGGCCGCTGGCGCGGCATGTCCGGCCGCTACGAGCGTCCGGGGACCGGCGGCGACGCGGCGGCGACGGCCGGGGCTCCGCGCAGCGGCCGGGAGATGTGGGACGCCATCGACCGCGGTGTGGATCCCACGGTGGAGGAGCCGGAGCGGTCGCCGGACACCGATATATCACGCCGTAACTGA
- a CDS encoding MauE/DoxX family redox-associated membrane protein, translated as MTTLARLVVAGVLIVAGWLKIGTPALSVQAVEAYELLPESVARIVGYGLPIVEIVVGVLLVVGLLTRTAGVISALLMLAFVIGIASAWARGLRIDCGCFGGGGQLAEGQDPGYLWKILQDLGLFVLAAWVAWFAPGRFALDSALGLAPEREPYAADGADEDPDDRDDRDVPEDAAMAGEPAGRAAGVDMGDRTGADKVPDMKENG; from the coding sequence GTGACGACGCTCGCCCGTCTCGTGGTGGCCGGCGTGCTGATCGTGGCCGGATGGCTGAAGATCGGCACACCCGCGCTGTCGGTGCAGGCGGTCGAAGCGTACGAACTGCTGCCCGAGTCGGTGGCTAGGATCGTGGGCTACGGTCTGCCGATCGTGGAGATCGTGGTCGGGGTGCTCCTGGTCGTCGGCCTGCTCACTCGGACGGCCGGGGTGATCTCGGCGCTGCTCATGCTCGCCTTCGTCATCGGCATCGCCTCCGCCTGGGCGCGAGGACTGCGCATCGACTGCGGTTGCTTCGGCGGGGGCGGCCAGCTCGCGGAGGGCCAGGATCCCGGTTACCTGTGGAAGATCCTCCAGGATCTCGGCCTCTTCGTGCTGGCGGCTTGGGTGGCGTGGTTCGCGCCGGGGCGCTTCGCGCTCGACTCCGCTCTCGGGCTCGCGCCCGAGCGGGAGCCGTACGCGGCGGACGGCGCGGACGAAGATCCCGACGATCGTGACGACCGTGACGTCCCGGAGGACGCCGCGATGGCGGGCGAGCCCGCCGGGCGGGCCGCCGGAGTCGACATGGGCGACCGGACGGGTGCGGATAAGGTGCCCGATATGAAGGAGAACGGCTGA
- a CDS encoding CD225/dispanin family protein: MSYGNQPGGPGGYQPPGEGYGPPPGGGYGPPGGYGMPPTPPDNHLVPAILTTLFCCLPFGIVSIVKSSQVNSKWAAGDYQGAMQASEEAKTWWKRALIAGIIWAVLLVIIYVVFFVILLAAVPPAPSYDY, from the coding sequence ATGAGTTACGGGAATCAGCCCGGGGGGCCGGGGGGCTATCAGCCGCCCGGCGAAGGCTACGGGCCGCCGCCCGGGGGCGGCTACGGCCCGCCCGGAGGCTACGGCATGCCGCCCACGCCGCCGGACAACCACCTGGTTCCGGCGATCCTCACCACCCTCTTCTGCTGTCTGCCGTTCGGTATCGTGTCGATCGTGAAGTCCTCGCAGGTCAACTCCAAGTGGGCCGCGGGTGACTACCAGGGGGCGATGCAGGCCTCGGAGGAGGCCAAGACATGGTGGAAGAGGGCGCTGATCGCGGGCATCATCTGGGCGGTGCTGCTCGTCATCATCTACGTCGTGTTCTTCGTCATCCTCCTCGCGGCCGTGCCGCCGGCCCCGAGCTACGACTACTGA